Proteins co-encoded in one Halorussus vallis genomic window:
- the phoU gene encoding phosphate signaling complex protein PhoU, translating into MPRTGYRRQLETLSEELLRMGDVVVRRLRTALEALDRQDHDLAWRVIDGDEDVNELYLDLERECIDLLALQQPVAGDLRLVVAAFKILTDLERVGDLAANLGEHALYADREVFSTVDVREIGERAVEMVEDALLAFDAADPDACLALADRDDDLDALCERASETVVRDLIETELPADADDEEVEFLLQDVSRLLLTIRDLERVGDHAVNVAARTLYMVESDDALIR; encoded by the coding sequence ATGCCCCGAACAGGTTACAGACGCCAGCTCGAAACGCTCAGCGAGGAGCTACTTCGGATGGGCGACGTCGTCGTCAGGCGACTCCGCACCGCGCTGGAGGCGCTCGACCGCCAGGACCACGACCTCGCGTGGCGCGTCATCGACGGCGACGAAGACGTCAACGAACTCTACCTCGACCTCGAACGGGAGTGCATCGACCTGCTGGCGCTCCAGCAACCGGTCGCGGGCGACCTCCGCCTCGTCGTCGCGGCGTTCAAGATACTCACCGACCTCGAACGCGTCGGCGACCTGGCGGCCAACCTCGGCGAGCACGCGCTGTACGCCGACCGCGAGGTGTTCTCGACCGTCGACGTCCGCGAAATCGGTGAGCGAGCGGTCGAGATGGTCGAGGACGCTCTGTTGGCGTTCGACGCCGCCGACCCCGACGCCTGCCTCGCGCTGGCCGACCGCGACGACGACCTCGACGCGCTCTGCGAGCGCGCCAGCGAGACGGTCGTCCGCGACCTCATCGAAACCGAGCTCCCGGCGGACGCCGACGACGAGGAGGTCGAATTCTTGCTCCAAGACGTTTCCAGACTGCTGCTGACGATTCGTGACCTGGAACGGGTGGGCGACCACGCAGTCAACGTCGCCGCCCGCACCCTCTACATGGTCGAGAGCGACGACGCGCTGATTCGGTAG
- the pstB gene encoding phosphate ABC transporter ATP-binding protein PstB: MSNAEFKAGERREEQADERTTVSGETQEKIRDEWTQYEFEGAPKLSVSDLDVYYGNDHALKSVSMDIPENSVTALIGPSGCGKSTFLRCLNRMNDRIKAATIDGSVELDGDEIYQDGVNLVELRKRVGMVFQAPNPFPKSIRDNIAYGPRKHGDIDTGLLAKLLGRSNQEKEDEIVERSLKQAAIWDEVDDRLDDNALGLSGGQQQRLCIARCLAVDPEVILMDEPASALDPIATAKIEDLIEDLAEDYTVVVVTHNMQQAARISDQTAVFLTGGELAEYGETDQIFENPNSQRVEDYITGKFG; this comes from the coding sequence ATGAGCAACGCAGAATTCAAGGCGGGAGAGCGGCGCGAGGAACAGGCCGACGAACGGACCACGGTCAGCGGGGAAACCCAGGAGAAGATTCGCGACGAGTGGACCCAGTACGAGTTCGAGGGCGCGCCGAAGCTGTCGGTGTCGGACCTCGACGTCTACTACGGCAACGACCACGCGCTCAAGTCGGTATCGATGGATATCCCCGAGAACAGCGTCACCGCGCTCATCGGTCCGTCGGGCTGTGGGAAGTCGACGTTCCTGCGGTGTCTCAACCGGATGAACGACCGCATCAAGGCCGCCACCATCGACGGGTCGGTCGAACTCGACGGCGACGAGATCTACCAGGACGGCGTCAACCTCGTCGAACTTCGCAAGCGGGTCGGCATGGTGTTCCAGGCGCCCAACCCCTTCCCGAAGTCCATCCGGGACAACATCGCCTACGGGCCGCGCAAGCACGGCGACATCGACACCGGCCTGCTCGCGAAACTGCTCGGCCGGTCGAACCAGGAGAAGGAAGACGAGATCGTCGAGCGCTCGCTGAAGCAGGCCGCCATCTGGGACGAGGTCGACGACCGACTCGACGACAACGCGCTGGGCCTGTCCGGCGGTCAGCAACAGCGGCTCTGCATCGCCCGCTGTCTCGCCGTCGACCCAGAGGTCATCCTGATGGACGAACCCGCCTCGGCGCTCGACCCCATCGCCACCGCCAAGATCGAGGACCTCATCGAGGACCTCGCCGAGGACTACACCGTGGTCGTCGTCACCCACAACATGCAGCAGGCCGCCCGCATCTCCGACCAGACCGCCGTCTTCCTCACCGGTGGCGAACTCGCCGAGTACGGCGAGACCGACCAAATATTCGAGAACCCCAACAGCCAGCGCGTCGAGGACTACATCACCGGCAAGTTCGGATAG
- the pstC gene encoding phosphate ABC transporter permease subunit PstC, translating into MIGSIDAQMRSARATVEDMDRGAQFVDAVALVSVVAALFAFLFAADLTVFPILAFLVVTAYGWVAHQANTAKLLMFLMTASTVVILGLITVYLLVRSIPAFELMGLDIVTRVQQPLWSTSEEVYSLVPMMWGTLVTTILAMSIAAPLGVAGALFISEIAPGWLREIVKPGIEIMAGVPSIVYGYIGYVIINTYMMNEFGLANFGSLLAAGLMIGLMALPTVVSVAEDAIGSVPEAMKSGSLALGATDWQTVKSVTIPASFSGVSAAVLLGVGRAVGETMAVTVMLPHSQVLPDPLYDVFAGTETLTSLIASQYGVASGNQMAALFAAGVVLFVTVLGLSVASQLVEDHMQRKLGGER; encoded by the coding sequence ATGATCGGAAGCATCGACGCGCAGATGCGGTCGGCCCGCGCGACCGTCGAGGACATGGACCGGGGCGCGCAGTTCGTCGACGCCGTGGCGCTCGTGTCGGTGGTGGCGGCGCTGTTCGCGTTCCTGTTCGCCGCGGACCTGACCGTCTTCCCGATACTCGCGTTCCTCGTGGTGACCGCGTACGGGTGGGTCGCCCACCAGGCCAACACCGCGAAACTGCTGATGTTCCTGATGACGGCGTCGACGGTCGTCATCCTCGGTCTCATCACCGTCTACCTCCTCGTCCGGTCGATCCCGGCGTTCGAACTGATGGGCCTGGACATCGTGACGCGCGTCCAACAGCCGCTGTGGAGTACGAGCGAAGAGGTGTACTCGCTGGTGCCGATGATGTGGGGGACGCTCGTGACCACGATACTCGCGATGAGCATCGCCGCGCCGCTGGGGGTCGCGGGCGCGCTGTTCATCAGCGAAATCGCACCCGGATGGCTCCGGGAAATCGTCAAGCCCGGCATCGAGATCATGGCCGGCGTCCCCTCCATCGTCTACGGTTACATCGGCTACGTCATCATCAACACCTACATGATGAACGAGTTCGGCCTGGCCAACTTCGGGAGCCTGTTGGCGGCCGGGCTGATGATCGGCCTGATGGCGCTTCCGACCGTGGTGTCGGTCGCCGAGGACGCCATCGGCAGCGTGCCCGAGGCGATGAAGAGCGGGTCGCTGGCGCTCGGCGCGACCGACTGGCAGACCGTAAAGAGCGTCACCATCCCGGCATCGTTCTCGGGCGTGTCGGCCGCCGTCCTGCTGGGCGTCGGCCGCGCGGTCGGCGAGACGATGGCCGTGACGGTGATGCTGCCCCACTCGCAGGTGCTGCCCGACCCGCTGTACGACGTGTTCGCGGGCACCGAGACGCTGACCAGCCTCATCGCCAGCCAGTACGGCGTCGCCAGCGGCAACCAGATGGCGGCGCTGTTCGCGGCCGGCGTCGTGCTGTTCGTGACCGTCCTCGGACTCAGCGTCGCCTCGCAACTCGTCGAGGACCACATGCAGCGCAAACTCGGAGGTGAACGATGA
- a CDS encoding lycopene cyclase domain-containing protein: protein MIPDIGAVFGAYTYLATEVLWGSIAVGLLYRARAFAVAARTVAILYPVAYVWDWYTLHIGVFAIPLRTGVEFLGIPIEEHIFIVVVPALVLGIHENLRLTDLRGDSAENSA, encoded by the coding sequence GTGATACCGGACATCGGCGCCGTTTTCGGGGCGTACACCTACCTTGCGACCGAAGTATTGTGGGGTTCGATAGCGGTAGGACTCCTCTATCGTGCCCGGGCGTTCGCGGTGGCGGCCCGTACCGTCGCGATACTCTACCCCGTCGCGTACGTCTGGGACTGGTACACGCTCCATATCGGCGTGTTTGCCATTCCGTTACGGACCGGCGTGGAGTTTCTGGGTATCCCAATCGAGGAACATATCTTCATAGTTGTAGTTCCGGCGCTCGTCCTCGGTATCCACGAGAATCTCCGTCTGACCGACCTTCGGGGTGATTCGGCCGAAAACTCGGCCTAA
- a CDS encoding CBS domain-containing protein: MDISEIATTDYIELEAESNVGKARAVFEEENPKGLIVTRAGSYEGVITQKQLLRSHIEDHTKVETLTKPAPKVERTDDVRDVARALVEGGTKVAPVFESDKLWGIVDEDLILEAVLENLDSITVQDIFSEDPISIPEDATLGQAINLLREHGISRLPVVDDDGFLTGVVTTQDVVDFATRNMQKATRGDRSGEGERMLDLPVYDVMSSPAETISLGNTVEEAVEKMFEKDYAGLIVTPEDDDRVVGGVVTKTDVLRALSYTEEDVMDVQVTNVSLLDTIGREDIRASIEEISEKYQDMRVRHAHVRFHEHKEKLRGTPLVQCKIRLRTNRGQVAGTGEGYGAEQAFSVARDKLERNVLELKGVQSDREYEGQLLRKLGEL; this comes from the coding sequence ATGGACATCTCCGAGATCGCAACTACGGATTACATCGAACTCGAAGCCGAGTCGAACGTCGGAAAGGCTCGCGCGGTCTTCGAGGAGGAGAACCCGAAGGGACTCATCGTGACGCGAGCGGGGTCCTACGAGGGTGTCATTACTCAGAAGCAACTGCTCCGCTCGCACATCGAGGACCACACGAAGGTCGAAACCCTGACCAAACCCGCGCCGAAGGTCGAACGGACCGACGACGTCCGGGACGTGGCCCGGGCGCTGGTCGAGGGCGGCACGAAGGTCGCGCCGGTGTTCGAATCCGACAAGCTGTGGGGCATCGTCGACGAGGACCTCATCCTCGAAGCCGTCCTCGAGAATCTGGACTCCATCACCGTCCAGGACATTTTCTCGGAGGACCCCATCTCCATCCCGGAGGACGCCACGCTCGGGCAGGCCATCAACCTCCTGCGCGAACACGGCATCTCGCGGCTCCCGGTCGTCGACGACGACGGCTTCCTCACCGGCGTCGTCACGACCCAGGACGTGGTGGACTTCGCGACCCGGAACATGCAGAAGGCGACCCGGGGCGACCGCTCGGGCGAGGGCGAGCGGATGCTCGACCTGCCGGTGTACGACGTGATGTCGAGTCCCGCCGAAACCATCTCGCTCGGCAACACGGTCGAGGAGGCGGTCGAGAAGATGTTCGAGAAGGACTACGCCGGCCTCATCGTCACGCCCGAGGACGACGACCGCGTCGTGGGCGGCGTCGTCACCAAGACCGACGTGCTCCGGGCGCTGTCGTACACCGAGGAGGACGTGATGGACGTCCAGGTGACCAACGTCAGCCTCCTCGACACCATCGGCCGCGAGGATATCCGCGCGAGCATCGAGGAGATCTCGGAGAAGTACCAGGACATGCGCGTGCGCCACGCCCACGTGCGCTTCCACGAGCACAAGGAGAAGCTCCGCGGGACGCCGCTGGTCCAGTGTAAGATCCGCCTCCGGACGAACCGCGGGCAGGTCGCCGGCACCGGTGAGGGGTACGGCGCCGAGCAGGCGTTCAGCGTCGCGCGCGACAAACTCGAACGCAACGTCCTCGAACTCAAAGGCGTTCAGAGCGACCGCGAGTACGAGGGCCAACTCCTGCGGAAGCTCGGCGAACTCTGA
- a CDS encoding phosphate uptake regulator PhoU, giving the protein METRKVQVTGGSTFTVSIPKGWATENGIEAGNRVEFHPEGDSLLLSPRATEDTVEGSVEITDLEGPELTRTVFTLYVSGFDVINLEATRVTPDQRRTVRDATQGLVGLEVIEETSDRVVLQDLLDSSELSIHNAITRMRLVAVTMLDDAVTAITDDDTDLATDVIERDDDVDRLWFMISRVFRSALRNPSTAADIGLPRETCFDYHSSARQLERIADHASKIGRLTLELDDVPEDVADALAELHDEASAIVEMAMDALLEDDGTEATELANEARERVRNIDRYTRKVDDRIREMDAQRAQNLSLIVDSLSRSADYGGNIAETALQKAAPRPE; this is encoded by the coding sequence ATGGAGACCCGAAAGGTGCAGGTCACCGGCGGTTCGACGTTCACGGTTTCGATTCCGAAGGGTTGGGCGACCGAGAACGGCATCGAGGCTGGCAACCGAGTCGAGTTCCACCCCGAGGGCGACTCGCTCCTCCTGTCGCCTCGGGCGACCGAAGACACCGTCGAAGGCTCCGTGGAGATCACCGACCTCGAAGGACCGGAACTCACCCGAACGGTGTTCACGCTCTACGTCAGCGGGTTCGACGTCATCAACCTCGAAGCGACGCGGGTGACCCCCGACCAGCGCCGGACGGTCCGGGACGCCACCCAGGGCCTGGTTGGCCTCGAAGTCATCGAGGAGACCAGCGACAGGGTGGTGCTCCAGGACCTGCTCGACTCCTCGGAACTGTCGATTCACAACGCCATCACCCGGATGCGACTCGTCGCCGTGACGATGCTCGACGACGCGGTGACCGCGATAACCGACGACGACACCGACCTCGCCACCGACGTCATCGAGCGCGACGACGACGTCGACCGCCTCTGGTTCATGATCTCGCGGGTGTTCCGCTCGGCGCTCCGCAATCCCAGCACCGCCGCCGACATCGGCCTGCCCCGCGAGACGTGTTTCGACTACCACTCCAGCGCCCGACAGCTCGAACGCATCGCCGACCACGCCTCGAAGATCGGACGGCTCACGCTCGAACTGGACGACGTGCCCGAGGACGTCGCCGACGCGCTCGCCGAACTCCACGACGAGGCGTCGGCCATCGTGGAGATGGCGATGGACGCCCTGCTGGAGGACGACGGCACCGAGGCGACCGAACTCGCCAACGAGGCCCGCGAGCGCGTCCGGAACATCGACCGGTACACCCGGAAAGTCGACGACCGCATCCGCGAGATGGACGCCCAGCGCGCCCAGAACCTGAGCCTCATCGTCGACTCGCTCTCCCGGAGCGCCGACTACGGCGGCAACATCGCCGAAACTGCACTTCAGAAGGCCGCACCTCGACCGGAGTAA
- the pstA gene encoding phosphate ABC transporter permease PstA, translating into MSYEERTLVADESSAAEKVAAGIVGLGILTVVFGFASLFQWTDVEGTMFGVAVFDLFGVILAVAGLGVIALGAASRAGAIETAPDRSAGLLTGTLFGLIGFVTGGLLASQTLGLGLAGWLVGGLLVGGGVVAVTVLTREDVGSTLPAGALGITVGALLLANVITVEWEWDPEGLSGEFAAPVVVPALAVFAGLIISWAAAKAHEGFGTRGRQAGAYMLVGLNAFGMLGVLLLLVLFVAKKGAGYMLQGIKFGLFSEPAFWFRVPVLDQYLIFEIPGVWFYWPFTMNGYSLSSETINGVLPAIVGTFWVVFGAVLFAVPLGVGAAVFLTEYAEQGAFTRVVEIATNGLWSTPSIVYGLFGFAFLIPRLGNTDSLLAGQLVLGFMLLPLVLITSREAIKTVPDEYRDASAALGVSQWETIKSVVLPAAMPGVITGVILGVGRIAGETAPLILVMGGPLQAMEPIDVLGSFQFTASPPFITNAALMNAPPALPYKLYGAIAAGVVSSEPRFGWATALVLLMVVLSFYAVGIVSRIYFRRKLQQ; encoded by the coding sequence ATGAGCTACGAGGAACGGACGCTGGTCGCCGACGAGTCGTCGGCCGCCGAGAAGGTTGCCGCGGGCATCGTCGGCCTCGGCATCCTGACGGTCGTGTTCGGCTTCGCATCGCTGTTCCAGTGGACCGACGTGGAAGGGACGATGTTCGGCGTCGCGGTCTTCGACCTGTTCGGCGTGATACTGGCGGTCGCCGGCCTGGGCGTGATCGCGCTCGGCGCGGCCTCGCGCGCCGGCGCGATAGAAACCGCGCCCGACCGCTCGGCCGGGCTCCTCACGGGGACTCTGTTCGGCCTCATCGGTTTCGTTACCGGCGGCCTCCTCGCCTCGCAGACGCTCGGCCTCGGCCTGGCCGGGTGGCTCGTCGGCGGACTGCTCGTCGGCGGCGGCGTCGTGGCCGTGACCGTCCTGACTCGTGAGGATGTCGGGTCGACGCTCCCGGCGGGCGCGCTCGGAATCACCGTCGGCGCGCTGCTGCTGGCCAACGTCATCACCGTCGAGTGGGAGTGGGACCCCGAAGGGCTCTCAGGCGAGTTCGCCGCCCCGGTCGTCGTGCCGGCGCTCGCCGTGTTCGCCGGCCTCATCATCTCGTGGGCGGCCGCGAAGGCCCACGAAGGGTTCGGCACCCGCGGCCGACAGGCCGGCGCGTACATGCTCGTCGGTCTCAACGCCTTCGGCATGCTCGGGGTCCTGCTGTTGCTGGTGCTCTTCGTCGCCAAGAAGGGCGCCGGGTACATGCTTCAGGGTATCAAGTTCGGCCTGTTCAGCGAGCCCGCCTTCTGGTTCCGCGTGCCCGTCCTCGACCAGTACCTCATCTTCGAGATACCGGGCGTGTGGTTCTACTGGCCGTTCACGATGAACGGCTACTCGCTGTCGAGCGAAACCATCAACGGCGTCCTGCCCGCCATCGTCGGGACGTTCTGGGTCGTGTTCGGCGCGGTGCTGTTTGCGGTCCCGCTGGGCGTCGGCGCGGCGGTGTTCCTCACCGAGTACGCCGAACAGGGCGCGTTCACCCGCGTGGTCGAGATCGCCACCAACGGGCTGTGGAGTACGCCGAGCATCGTTTACGGGCTGTTCGGCTTCGCGTTCCTCATCCCGCGGTTGGGCAACACCGACTCGCTGCTGGCCGGCCAGTTGGTGCTCGGGTTCATGCTCCTGCCGCTGGTGCTCATCACCAGTCGGGAGGCCATCAAGACCGTGCCCGACGAGTACCGCGACGCGAGCGCCGCGCTCGGGGTGAGCCAGTGGGAGACGATAAAGAGCGTCGTCCTCCCCGCGGCGATGCCCGGCGTCATCACGGGCGTCATCCTGGGCGTCGGCCGTATCGCGGGCGAGACGGCGCCGCTCATCCTCGTGATGGGCGGCCCCCTCCAGGCCATGGAGCCCATCGACGTGCTGGGGTCGTTCCAGTTCACGGCGAGCCCGCCGTTCATCACGAACGCGGCGCTGATGAACGCCCCGCCCGCCCTCCCCTACAAGCTCTACGGAGCTATCGCGGCGGGCGTCGTCAGCAGCGAACCCCGGTTCGGCTGGGCGACGGCGCTGGTGCTGTTGATGGTGGTGCTGTCGTTCTACGCCGTCGGCATCGTCTCTCGAATATACTTCCGGAGGAAGCTACAACAATGA
- the phoU gene encoding phosphate signaling complex protein PhoU — MPRKDYQQQLEDLRENVLYMSEVVMERLRMGLDALEQKDEDLAWEVINGDEEVNELYLELEQNCIDLLALQQPVASDLRFVAATFKIITDLERVGDLATNLGEYTLEAERDVFPDVDVQELGALTLDMIEDAMDAYAEENTDGCYEIADRDDDLDALCERASEIVVRDLIETELEDNTEEEVETLLKDVSRLLLTVRDLERVGDHAVNIAARTLYMVENDDELIY, encoded by the coding sequence ATGCCGCGTAAAGACTATCAACAGCAGTTGGAGGACCTCCGCGAGAACGTCCTCTACATGAGCGAGGTCGTCATGGAGCGACTCCGGATGGGTCTCGACGCGCTCGAACAGAAGGACGAGGACTTGGCTTGGGAGGTCATCAACGGCGATGAGGAGGTCAACGAACTCTATCTCGAACTCGAACAGAACTGCATCGACCTGCTGGCGCTCCAGCAACCGGTCGCCAGCGACCTCCGGTTCGTCGCCGCCACGTTCAAGATCATCACCGACCTCGAACGCGTCGGCGACCTGGCGACCAACCTCGGCGAGTACACCCTCGAAGCCGAACGCGACGTGTTCCCCGACGTCGACGTCCAGGAACTCGGCGCGCTCACCCTCGACATGATCGAGGACGCGATGGACGCCTACGCCGAGGAGAACACCGACGGCTGTTACGAGATCGCCGACCGCGACGACGACCTCGACGCGCTCTGCGAGCGCGCCAGCGAAATCGTCGTTCGCGACCTCATCGAAACCGAACTGGAGGACAACACCGAAGAGGAAGTCGAGACGCTCCTCAAGGACGTCTCCAGACTGCTGCTGACGGTTCGGGACCTCGAACGCGTCGGCGACCACGCGGTCAACATCGCCGCCCGCACCCTCTACATGGTCGAGAACGACGACGAACTCATTTACTAG
- a CDS encoding PstS family phosphate ABC transporter substrate-binding protein, with amino-acid sequence MRDHPSLSRRTVLLGGSTAVASLAGCVSTSSTPPGGGGESTDSGGTTRSGSSGGSGSSPLSSGGSSTVYPITSTAASVWNSNPKPSDEEYWGPSNYGIQTDKRLANYWAGLYGFDGSGASPPFNITVKLSHSGTGLEKLKKGLLDIGNASAPVKAELPELSKEELNKFTNHVVGVDAQPIVVSKEIYEAGVKKLTAEQVRKIYTGKIKNWSAIPSYNGEDKEIQAVGRAEGSGTDTAFRLHMLGDANAKMPGVDVRKGQNQQVKTLVSKSNNAIAYMALAFVTSETPAIKLEFNGKVYEPGKNLAEKGYPLSRDLHCYTYDGTSKKEAAFLRMIISEFGQENYVKSAGYATLTKARRKEELGKLPDTQ; translated from the coding sequence ATGCGGGACCATCCCTCTCTAAGCCGTAGAACAGTTCTCCTCGGAGGGAGCACCGCCGTGGCATCGCTGGCTGGCTGCGTGAGTACCAGTTCAACTCCTCCCGGCGGAGGTGGGGAGTCCACGGATTCCGGGGGAACGACACGGTCGGGAAGCTCCGGAGGGTCGGGGAGCAGTCCTCTGTCGTCCGGCGGTTCCTCGACGGTGTATCCGATAACGAGCACCGCGGCGTCGGTGTGGAACTCGAACCCCAAACCCTCCGACGAGGAGTACTGGGGACCGAGCAACTACGGCATCCAGACCGACAAACGGCTGGCGAACTACTGGGCCGGCCTCTACGGTTTCGACGGGTCGGGGGCGTCGCCGCCGTTCAACATCACGGTGAAACTCAGCCACTCGGGCACCGGTTTGGAGAAGCTCAAGAAGGGCCTGCTCGACATCGGCAACGCCAGCGCACCCGTCAAGGCAGAACTCCCCGAACTGAGCAAGGAGGAACTGAACAAGTTCACGAACCACGTCGTGGGCGTCGACGCCCAGCCCATCGTCGTCAGTAAGGAGATTTACGAGGCGGGCGTCAAGAAGCTGACCGCCGAGCAGGTCCGGAAGATCTACACGGGCAAGATCAAGAACTGGTCGGCGATTCCGTCGTACAACGGCGAGGACAAGGAGATTCAGGCGGTCGGCCGGGCCGAAGGCTCGGGCACTGACACCGCCTTCCGGCTCCACATGCTCGGCGACGCGAACGCGAAGATGCCGGGCGTCGACGTCCGGAAGGGCCAGAACCAGCAGGTCAAGACGCTGGTCAGCAAGTCCAACAACGCCATCGCCTACATGGCCCTCGCGTTCGTCACGAGCGAGACGCCCGCCATCAAACTGGAGTTCAACGGGAAGGTGTACGAACCCGGCAAGAACCTCGCGGAGAAGGGCTACCCGCTGTCGCGGGACCTCCACTGTTACACTTACGACGGCACCTCGAAGAAGGAGGCCGCCTTCCTCCGGATGATTATCAGCGAGTTCGGCCAGGAGAACTACGTCAAGTCGGCGGGCTACGCCACCCTCACCAAGGCGCGCCGCAAGGAGGAGTTAGGGAAACTCCCGGACACCCAATGA